Proteins encoded in a region of the Niveispirillum cyanobacteriorum genome:
- a CDS encoding methyl-accepting chemotaxis protein yields MTHHALLARLDQLSLLAKLMAGPIVAALAMLVLGGLSIIELRSQAAETRVLVDEKLARASEMQNLVTELKGSLGSAYFAVLSVAGGNPATDAIKELESVKAAIAKEAERLTVISGTIGDPTLKAAVKTSAAELDGFSGAVDVVSTMLEVDIATAAGAVLPFNEKVQIIVAALDKATAQIQADARASVERQAQSAVTASWLLVLGLLAALTVVSLLVFFITRLVRSGIDGIAQAMGRLAANDLSVDPAPLVRSDELNSLVDGLFSFKKALQEAARLSSERIEADARARRALLELADSFEATVLGSVRTVGETAGAVLSEAERLGLVAEDGRTAASHVSRAAESSDQGVQSVASAAEELAVSFNDVARQVEGVTGSTRQASTAVERSDGLVRNLSSEAEGIKNVVDLISAIASQTNLLALNATIEAARAGEAGKGFAVVASEVKQLAGQTAKATEEIERRISAVRHAANAVVGALTEITDRIGDVSSVSTTVAAAVEQQRMATQEIARSVQSASTASREAASEVQSLAQVAAGTGDAARGLREAATGLTDGAARLRREVDGFLQRVRAG; encoded by the coding sequence ATGACCCACCACGCCCTTCTCGCCCGTCTCGATCAGCTGTCTTTGCTCGCAAAACTGATGGCCGGTCCCATCGTCGCCGCCCTCGCCATGCTGGTGCTGGGGGGTCTTTCCATTATCGAACTGCGCTCGCAGGCAGCAGAGACCCGCGTCCTGGTGGATGAGAAGCTGGCTCGGGCATCTGAGATGCAAAATCTGGTCACCGAGTTGAAGGGCAGCCTGGGTTCGGCCTATTTCGCCGTCCTGTCGGTGGCGGGCGGCAATCCGGCTACGGACGCCATCAAGGAGCTGGAATCCGTGAAGGCCGCCATCGCCAAGGAAGCGGAGCGTCTGACCGTTATTTCCGGGACTATTGGCGACCCCACGCTCAAGGCAGCGGTAAAGACTTCCGCGGCGGAACTGGATGGGTTCAGCGGTGCCGTAGATGTCGTCTCCACCATGCTGGAGGTCGATATCGCCACGGCGGCCGGCGCGGTTTTGCCCTTCAATGAAAAGGTGCAGATCATCGTAGCGGCCCTGGACAAGGCCACAGCCCAAATCCAGGCCGACGCCCGTGCCAGCGTGGAGCGTCAGGCACAGAGTGCTGTAACGGCCTCGTGGCTGCTGGTCCTGGGTCTCTTGGCCGCCTTGACCGTTGTGTCCCTGCTGGTGTTCTTCATCACCCGTCTGGTTCGCAGCGGAATTGATGGGATCGCACAGGCAATGGGCCGGTTGGCCGCCAATGATCTCTCTGTCGATCCGGCCCCGCTGGTCCGCAGTGACGAGTTGAACAGTTTGGTCGATGGCCTGTTCTCCTTCAAGAAAGCCTTGCAGGAGGCGGCCCGCCTGTCCAGCGAACGCATTGAGGCGGACGCCCGTGCCCGCAGGGCCCTTCTGGAACTGGCCGACAGTTTCGAAGCCACTGTCCTGGGATCTGTCCGCACAGTGGGTGAGACAGCGGGTGCGGTGTTAAGTGAAGCGGAGCGTCTGGGCCTGGTGGCCGAGGACGGGCGAACCGCCGCCAGCCACGTGTCCCGAGCGGCGGAGAGTTCAGACCAGGGCGTACAGTCGGTCGCGAGCGCTGCGGAAGAACTGGCCGTCTCCTTTAATGATGTCGCCCGGCAAGTGGAAGGCGTTACCGGCAGCACCCGTCAGGCTTCGACGGCTGTTGAACGGTCCGACGGCCTTGTCCGCAATCTCAGCAGTGAGGCGGAGGGCATCAAGAATGTTGTTGATCTGATCTCCGCCATTGCCAGCCAGACCAACCTGCTGGCGCTAAACGCGACCATCGAGGCCGCCCGTGCCGGTGAGGCCGGGAAGGGTTTCGCCGTCGTGGCCTCAGAGGTCAAGCAACTAGCGGGGCAGACCGCGAAGGCGACGGAAGAAATCGAACGCCGCATCAGCGCCGTCCGCCACGCCGCAAACGCCGTCGTCGGTGCCCTGACAGAGATCACCGACCGGATCGGGGACGTGTCCAGCGTCAGCACGACGGTCGCGGCGGCAGTGGAACAGCAGCGAATGGCGACCCAGGAAATCGCCCGGTCGGTGCAGTCGGCCTCCACCGCCAGCCGCGAGGCGGCGAGCGAGGTGCAGTCGCTGGCCCAGGTTGCCGCCGGGACCGGCGATGCCGCCCGTGGCCTGCGCGAAGCCGCGACGGGGCTGACCGATGGTGCCGCCCGTCTACGCCGGGAAGTGGATGGTTTCCTGCAGCGGGTTCGTGCCGGCTGA
- a CDS encoding MarR family transcriptional regulator: MSRNLEALQLWRRALVASVRKDGPDLSARQLALLLTVFLTPPPHTVRGLAATLNVSKPAITRALDRLGRLGYIKRKRDQEDRRNVLVQRTVKGSVFLAEFGQMVIDAEKAPVVGEEGGVIADPALDISGVVTPVMVDGARTEALAPSA, encoded by the coding sequence ATGTCACGTAACCTAGAGGCGCTGCAACTGTGGCGACGCGCACTGGTCGCCAGCGTGCGCAAGGATGGGCCTGACCTGTCCGCACGGCAGCTGGCGCTGCTGCTCACCGTTTTCCTGACGCCGCCGCCACATACAGTACGCGGGTTGGCCGCGACCCTGAATGTGTCAAAGCCCGCCATCACGCGCGCGCTGGACCGGCTGGGCCGGCTGGGCTACATCAAGCGTAAGCGCGATCAGGAGGATCGCCGTAACGTGCTGGTCCAGCGGACTGTCAAAGGCTCCGTTTTCCTGGCTGAATTCGGCCAGATGGTGATCGATGCGGAAAAGGCGCCTGTGGTCGGTGAGGAAGGCGGGGTCATTGCCGATCCCGCCCTGGATATCAGTGGTGTCGTCACGCCCGTGATGGTGGATGGCGCCCGTACGGAAGCCCTGGCCCCTTCGGCATGA
- a CDS encoding leucyl aminopeptidase family protein gives MIDHLLTAAAADTVPLTLVTKSGLDAWLAAASPTDAAWVKRLGFKAAPGATAILPGADGQIARVLAGVADRIDIWSLAGLPGSLPAGSYAIEADLDADTATAVATGWVLATYQFTRYKKSTKEFASLVLPAKADGAAVERFARAAFMVRDLVNTPCEDMGPPQLAEAAQNLAAEFGATFSAIVGDDLLTQNYPMIHAVGRAAAREPRLIELRWGDAAHPLVTLVGKGVCFDTGGLDIKPSTGMLLMKKDMGGAAHALGLARLIMAAQLPVRLRVLVPAVENSIAGNAFRPMDIIPTRKGLTVEIGNTDAEGRLILCDALTEADSEKPALLLDFATLTGAARVALGPDLPALFSNNDALASEILAAGTAKDDPLWRLPLWQGYRAQLDSKIADLNNAPGGGMAGAITAALYLEQFVSKDTVWAHVDLFSWNQSNRPGRPEGGEAMTLRAMFAVIANRFGSKQ, from the coding sequence GTGATCGACCATCTCCTGACCGCCGCCGCTGCCGATACCGTTCCCCTGACGCTGGTGACCAAGTCCGGGCTGGATGCCTGGCTGGCCGCTGCGTCCCCGACCGATGCCGCCTGGGTGAAGCGTCTGGGCTTCAAGGCCGCCCCCGGCGCCACGGCCATCCTGCCGGGCGCCGATGGGCAGATTGCGCGGGTGCTGGCCGGGGTGGCCGACCGGATTGATATCTGGTCGCTGGCGGGTCTGCCGGGCAGCCTGCCTGCCGGGTCCTATGCCATCGAGGCCGATCTGGACGCTGACACCGCCACGGCAGTTGCTACGGGCTGGGTCCTGGCGACGTATCAGTTCACCCGCTACAAGAAGTCCACCAAGGAATTTGCCAGCCTGGTCCTGCCCGCCAAGGCCGATGGCGCCGCCGTGGAGCGGTTTGCCAGGGCGGCCTTCATGGTCCGCGATCTGGTGAATACGCCGTGTGAGGATATGGGGCCGCCGCAGCTGGCCGAGGCCGCGCAGAATCTCGCCGCGGAATTCGGCGCGACCTTTAGCGCCATCGTCGGCGATGATCTGCTGACCCAGAACTATCCCATGATCCATGCCGTGGGCCGCGCCGCCGCGCGGGAACCGCGCCTGATCGAACTGCGCTGGGGCGACGCGGCCCATCCGCTGGTGACGCTGGTTGGCAAGGGCGTGTGCTTTGATACTGGCGGCCTGGATATCAAGCCGTCGACGGGCATGCTGCTGATGAAGAAGGATATGGGCGGGGCGGCGCATGCGCTGGGCCTGGCGCGGCTGATCATGGCGGCACAGCTGCCGGTGCGGCTGCGCGTGCTGGTCCCGGCAGTGGAAAATTCCATTGCCGGCAACGCCTTCCGTCCCATGGACATCATCCCCACCCGCAAGGGCCTGACAGTGGAGATCGGCAATACCGACGCCGAGGGCCGCCTGATCCTGTGTGATGCCTTGACCGAGGCGGATAGCGAGAAGCCGGCCTTGCTGCTGGATTTCGCGACGCTGACGGGTGCCGCGCGGGTGGCGCTGGGCCCCGACCTGCCCGCACTTTTCTCCAACAATGACGCGCTGGCGTCGGAAATCCTGGCCGCCGGCACGGCAAAGGATGATCCGCTGTGGCGCCTGCCGCTTTGGCAGGGCTACCGCGCGCAGTTGGACAGCAAGATTGCCGATCTGAACAATGCACCGGGCGGTGGCATGGCGGGCGCCATTACGGCCGCGCTGTATCTGGAACAGTTTGTGTCAAAGGACACGGTCTGGGCCCATGTCGACCTGTTCTCGTGGAACCAGTCCAACCGTCCGGGTCGCCCAGAAGGGGGTGAGGCCATGACGCTTCGCGCCATGTTCGCGGTGATCGCCAACCGTTTTGGTTCGAAACAGTAA
- a CDS encoding porin → MSLKSTLLVGAAVAVLAAGPAVAQSAAPSQAQIDALAAQIQALQGQLTSLKDSVAKESAANKKALEAMPKVTADGGRIRVQTADKAFDAAIRARLHMDYGFGNGGKNFTADGTDGFGIRRAFLGVAGKVYTDWTYEVTANFAGNRGGGAQIQAANIGYTGIKDWTIVAGVMQPKFTLDDSTSSNDIAFMERAPIGNIVVGIGGSDSRTAIGMTNKGTSHFVAAYVTGNSTNTTGSFDDQVNLLGRAAYAFWQANEGSAGIGVSGVLQTTPQATARPVAAGTATTSIGFGDRPGLRIGGTDTSYRLTNVTVNQIDSAYAYGADLGVNYKSFWAAAEYYNFGAEYADRTASGAVQTLADPEFSGYYVSAGYILTGERRNYNIGEWSGVKPSWPVGQNGMGAWEIAARYSQVDLIDRAAGISTGTAGKETNWTLGLNWYVNPAIRIMLNHVISKTERANGQEVELDLTAMRMQFQF, encoded by the coding sequence ATGAGCCTCAAGTCCACCCTGCTGGTCGGCGCCGCCGTCGCCGTTCTGGCCGCCGGCCCGGCCGTAGCCCAGTCCGCTGCCCCGTCCCAGGCCCAGATCGATGCCCTGGCCGCCCAGATCCAGGCCCTGCAGGGCCAGCTGACCTCACTGAAGGACTCGGTCGCCAAGGAAAGCGCCGCCAACAAGAAGGCGCTGGAGGCCATGCCGAAGGTGACCGCCGACGGTGGCCGCATCCGCGTTCAGACCGCCGATAAGGCCTTTGACGCCGCGATCCGCGCCCGTCTGCACATGGATTACGGCTTCGGCAATGGTGGCAAGAACTTCACCGCCGACGGCACCGATGGCTTTGGCATCCGCCGTGCCTTCCTGGGCGTGGCTGGCAAGGTCTACACCGACTGGACCTATGAAGTGACCGCCAACTTCGCCGGCAATCGTGGCGGCGGGGCGCAGATCCAGGCCGCCAATATCGGCTATACCGGCATCAAGGACTGGACCATCGTGGCCGGCGTGATGCAGCCGAAATTCACGCTGGATGACAGCACGTCCTCCAACGACATCGCCTTCATGGAACGCGCGCCAATCGGCAACATCGTCGTCGGCATCGGCGGTTCCGACAGCCGTACCGCCATCGGCATGACCAACAAGGGCACCAGCCACTTCGTGGCCGCCTATGTCACCGGCAACTCCACCAACACCACTGGCAGCTTCGACGATCAGGTCAACCTGCTGGGCCGCGCCGCCTATGCCTTCTGGCAGGCCAACGAAGGCTCCGCCGGTATCGGCGTGTCGGGCGTCCTGCAGACCACCCCGCAGGCGACCGCCCGCCCCGTGGCCGCCGGCACCGCCACCACCAGCATCGGCTTTGGCGACCGTCCGGGTCTGCGCATCGGTGGCACCGACACGTCCTACCGTCTGACCAACGTCACCGTGAACCAGATCGACAGCGCCTATGCCTATGGCGCCGACCTGGGCGTGAACTACAAGAGCTTCTGGGCTGCCGCTGAATATTACAACTTCGGCGCTGAATATGCCGACCGCACCGCGTCGGGTGCCGTCCAGACCCTGGCCGATCCGGAGTTCAGCGGCTACTACGTGTCCGCCGGTTACATCCTGACGGGCGAGCGCCGTAACTATAATATCGGCGAATGGTCGGGCGTAAAGCCGTCCTGGCCCGTTGGCCAGAACGGCATGGGCGCCTGGGAAATCGCGGCGCGTTACAGCCAGGTCGACCTGATTGACCGCGCCGCCGGCATCAGCACCGGTACCGCCGGCAAGGAAACCAACTGGACGCTGGGCCTGAACTGGTATGTCAACCCGGCCATCCGTATCATGCTGAACCACGTCATCAGCAAGACGGAACGCGCCAACGGCCAGGAAGTCGAGTTGGACCTGACCGCCATGCGCATGCAGTTCCAGTTCTGA
- a CDS encoding C40 family peptidase — protein MTDQEKLDPRIHPFRDDLAASYLRGRVSAARFIDGVPCQISSGFTALKEKPSFEARQSTELLLGEGFTVLDEHDGWAWGQNETDGYVGWLRVEALEAGLTEATHKVTALRTFLQPEADLKLPFLDVLPMGACVVVTGEQGEWCQVEGGGWVHARHLAPVDDYASDFVVMAERFVGTPYLWGGRTSIGIDCSGLVQLALMAAGVDCPRDSDQQAAAVGALISADGVGVEYRRGDLVFFPGHVGIMTDATTLLHANAFHMAVVAEPLADVVARAGAKGINAIKRLG, from the coding sequence ATGACCGACCAAGAAAAGCTCGACCCCCGTATCCATCCCTTCCGGGATGACCTTGCCGCCAGCTATTTGCGTGGCCGCGTTAGTGCCGCCCGCTTTATTGACGGCGTGCCCTGCCAGATCAGCAGCGGCTTCACCGCCCTGAAGGAGAAGCCGTCCTTTGAGGCGCGGCAATCCACCGAGTTGCTGCTGGGCGAAGGCTTCACCGTGCTGGACGAGCATGATGGCTGGGCCTGGGGGCAGAATGAAACCGATGGCTATGTCGGCTGGCTGCGGGTTGAGGCGCTGGAAGCGGGACTGACCGAAGCCACGCACAAGGTGACGGCCCTTCGGACCTTTTTGCAGCCCGAGGCCGATCTGAAACTGCCATTTCTGGACGTGTTGCCGATGGGCGCCTGCGTCGTCGTGACGGGCGAGCAGGGGGAATGGTGCCAGGTCGAGGGGGGTGGCTGGGTGCATGCACGCCATCTGGCACCCGTGGATGATTATGCATCCGACTTTGTGGTTATGGCTGAACGGTTTGTCGGGACGCCCTATCTCTGGGGCGGGCGCACCAGCATCGGCATCGATTGTTCGGGTCTGGTGCAACTGGCGCTGATGGCCGCCGGGGTTGATTGCCCGCGCGACAGTGATCAGCAGGCGGCTGCGGTCGGCGCCCTGATCTCCGCCGATGGCGTGGGCGTGGAGTATCGCCGGGGCGATCTGGTGTTCTTCCCCGGCCATGTCGGCATCATGACCGACGCCACCACCCTGCTGCATGCCAATGCCTTCCACATGGCCGTGGTGGCTGAACCGCTGGCCGATGTGGTGGCGCGGGCGGGTGCCAAGGGCATCAACGCCATCAAGCGGTTGGGCTGA
- a CDS encoding TonB-dependent receptor plug domain-containing protein, which translates to MKKSILLGATALLAVGAQAQTINYTALQDAFGQPVTTSVTGKPQVAADAPAALHIITAEDIKATGLDNLPDILARVGGIDLLRWGAGSVDIGMRGYNQPNSPRLLVLLNGRQVYSDHYALVNWSTIPVQLSEIKQIEVVKGPVGAIYGFNAVAGVVNIITQNPLYDTDGTATARFGNNGAREIGLSKNVKVSDGFGLRFSAGYKEQDEFSQGAITAVERGRLLDPESSHVAVGALAQLTDSIQAGLELTRSKMKQTDITATNSVYGDDYLTKSAKLDLIGDAGNAGLVSFTAYRNWLDFEYFGIGKSDVTTSVVQLSDLIQIGTDHTVKISGEYRHNSMGRFPAPGATISYDVWAVAGMWDWRLTDKLSFTNAVRSDWLDLSYSGAASPPYVAADFDRKISKISVNSGLVYKATDVDTLRATYGLANQLPSILELGGFYLPTVTPAGVFASAGNPHIKPSKVQSYELGYDRALAAINGGLHLSVFRQTTDDIKSFLGSDRSVVNGRPASIVINAGDSASWGFEAAFDGNAANGVRYGASYSWNDVNDDLTVNKGAIATRPVKFEGAAPRHKLQGNVGWSDGALSTDLNLSWQSKRTLLHPVTGGQGLFPIDATWTGTASIGYLFETGTEVRFTASDFLRTETALGSALETERRVYASVSQKF; encoded by the coding sequence ATGAAGAAATCTATTCTGCTCGGCGCGACTGCCCTTCTTGCTGTCGGTGCCCAGGCGCAGACCATCAACTACACCGCCCTTCAGGACGCGTTCGGCCAGCCCGTGACCACCAGCGTGACCGGCAAGCCACAGGTCGCCGCCGATGCGCCGGCCGCCCTGCATATCATCACGGCCGAAGACATCAAGGCCACCGGCCTGGACAACCTGCCTGACATTCTGGCCCGCGTCGGCGGCATTGACCTTCTGCGCTGGGGTGCCGGCAGCGTTGATATCGGGATGCGCGGTTACAACCAGCCCAACAGCCCGCGCCTGCTGGTCCTGCTGAATGGCCGTCAGGTCTATTCCGACCATTACGCGCTGGTGAACTGGTCGACCATCCCGGTGCAACTGTCGGAAATCAAGCAGATCGAAGTCGTGAAGGGCCCGGTCGGTGCCATCTACGGCTTCAACGCAGTGGCGGGCGTAGTCAATATCATCACCCAGAATCCGCTTTATGACACCGATGGCACTGCCACTGCCCGCTTCGGCAACAATGGTGCCCGTGAAATCGGACTGTCTAAGAATGTGAAGGTTTCCGACGGTTTCGGCCTGCGCTTCTCCGCTGGCTACAAGGAACAGGACGAGTTCAGCCAAGGCGCGATTACCGCTGTGGAGCGTGGCCGTCTGCTGGACCCGGAATCATCTCATGTCGCAGTGGGCGCCCTGGCGCAGCTGACAGACAGCATTCAGGCCGGTCTGGAGCTGACCCGCTCCAAGATGAAGCAGACCGACATCACCGCGACCAACAGCGTCTATGGCGATGACTATCTGACGAAGTCGGCCAAGCTGGACCTGATCGGCGATGCCGGCAATGCCGGTCTCGTCTCCTTCACCGCTTACCGTAACTGGCTGGATTTCGAATATTTCGGCATCGGCAAGTCGGACGTGACCACCAGCGTGGTGCAGCTGTCGGACCTGATCCAGATCGGCACGGACCACACGGTGAAGATCTCCGGCGAATACCGCCATAACAGCATGGGCCGTTTCCCGGCCCCCGGCGCGACCATTTCCTACGACGTCTGGGCCGTGGCCGGCATGTGGGACTGGCGCCTGACCGACAAACTGTCCTTCACCAACGCCGTTCGCTCCGACTGGCTGGACCTGAGCTATTCCGGTGCCGCCTCCCCGCCCTACGTCGCTGCCGACTTCGACCGCAAGATCAGCAAGATCAGCGTGAATAGCGGCCTTGTCTACAAGGCGACGGATGTTGATACGCTGCGCGCCACTTACGGCTTGGCCAACCAGCTTCCGTCCATCCTAGAACTGGGTGGCTTCTACCTGCCGACGGTCACGCCGGCCGGCGTCTTCGCGTCAGCGGGCAATCCCCATATCAAGCCCAGCAAGGTGCAGAGCTATGAGCTGGGTTATGATCGCGCCCTGGCGGCCATCAATGGCGGGCTGCATCTGTCGGTCTTCCGGCAGACCACTGACGACATCAAGTCGTTCCTGGGCTCCGACCGCAGCGTCGTGAATGGTCGCCCGGCCTCCATCGTGATCAATGCCGGCGACAGCGCGTCCTGGGGCTTCGAGGCTGCGTTCGATGGCAATGCCGCAAACGGTGTCCGTTACGGTGCCTCCTATTCCTGGAATGACGTCAATGACGACCTGACCGTGAACAAGGGCGCCATCGCCACCCGTCCGGTAAAGTTCGAAGGGGCAGCACCGCGTCATAAGCTGCAAGGTAATGTGGGTTGGTCGGACGGCGCCCTGTCCACCGACTTGAACCTGTCCTGGCAGTCCAAGCGCACGCTGCTGCATCCCGTGACCGGTGGCCAGGGGCTGTTCCCGATCGACGCCACTTGGACCGGCACGGCCAGCATCGGTTACCTGTTCGAAACCGGGACCGAGGTCCGCTTCACCGCCAGCGACTTCTTGCGCACGGAAACGGCGTTGGGTTCCGCGCTGGAAACCGAGCGTAGGGTTTACGCCAGCGTGTCGCAGAAGTTCTGA